One Cohnella candidum genomic region harbors:
- a CDS encoding sensor histidine kinase — protein MMKQLLRNLNDYFFSSVKRELMLMVTATIILVVGAIVIVTYNVSIDLQMKDAKANDAAKVRFIGDNIDETVITINRLMDSLTQDTEVQALLNIPESPTLSEIRQLEDLFLSKAVFSSDMFNAIYLFNTRDLLFRLTLGSSAPDKQTLNYNKYRYDTIGRTTWRIDNGTVYVEKSLRQRESLRTIGYVSIEINKEYLRNRLQSEGNRFTYVYDENGGMLVGSREDPALNTEDLFALAKQEQNGEPHVVKIPPYHDMLLTTRLSEYGKWRVVSVVPVKELARGPELIGLWISIIGILGALSGFVVFWYASRRLTAPLHDLRKLMDLADVDNFQHQANIHRRDEFGRLGRSFNHMMRKINFLISEVYQKEIAQKESEYKALKAQINPHFLYNTLDTIRWLAMYGETQKIEKVAVSLSQILRASLNSKDMVPIRTEMESIDAYLAIQKNRFEHRITVAVHFDERIMDLLIPRFVLQPLVENSFIHGLEPKLGKGSLLIQGSLGTNGVTIRIIDDGVGMDEQRARELLEERKPAGIVSATGTGSGVNNVHERIRTLFGEAYGLSIVSSPDSGTIVEVVLPAKQEQQAASNG, from the coding sequence ATGATGAAACAACTGCTGCGAAACTTAAATGACTATTTTTTCTCCAGCGTAAAGCGGGAATTGATGCTCATGGTGACGGCTACGATCATTCTGGTCGTGGGCGCCATCGTCATCGTCACTTACAACGTTTCCATCGACCTGCAGATGAAAGACGCCAAAGCCAACGATGCTGCGAAAGTGCGGTTCATCGGAGATAACATCGATGAAACCGTTATCACGATTAATCGGCTCATGGACAGCCTGACCCAGGATACGGAAGTACAGGCGCTGCTCAATATACCGGAAAGTCCGACGCTGTCGGAGATCAGGCAGCTTGAGGATCTATTTCTTTCCAAGGCCGTTTTTTCATCGGATATGTTCAATGCCATCTATTTGTTCAATACCCGGGATCTGTTGTTCCGTCTTACCCTGGGAAGCAGCGCGCCGGATAAGCAAACACTGAACTACAACAAATATCGGTACGATACGATCGGCAGAACGACCTGGCGGATCGACAACGGCACCGTTTACGTGGAGAAATCGCTTCGGCAACGGGAATCCCTGCGCACGATCGGCTATGTCAGCATCGAAATCAACAAGGAATATCTGCGTAACCGACTCCAATCCGAAGGCAACCGTTTTACTTATGTTTATGACGAAAACGGCGGGATGCTGGTCGGCAGCCGCGAAGACCCCGCCTTGAATACGGAAGATTTGTTCGCCCTGGCGAAACAAGAGCAGAACGGCGAGCCCCATGTGGTGAAAATTCCGCCTTACCATGACATGCTGCTGACCACCCGTTTATCGGAATACGGAAAATGGCGGGTCGTTTCGGTCGTTCCGGTGAAGGAACTCGCCAGAGGCCCGGAGTTGATCGGATTGTGGATCTCCATTATCGGCATTTTGGGGGCGTTATCCGGATTCGTCGTCTTTTGGTATGCGTCACGCCGTTTGACCGCGCCGCTCCACGACTTGAGGAAGCTCATGGATCTGGCCGACGTCGACAACTTCCAGCATCAGGCGAACATTCATCGCCGCGACGAGTTCGGCAGGCTGGGCCGCAGCTTCAACCACATGATGCGGAAAATCAATTTCCTCATCTCCGAAGTGTACCAGAAAGAGATTGCCCAGAAAGAGTCCGAGTACAAAGCGCTGAAGGCGCAAATCAATCCCCATTTTCTATACAACACGCTCGATACGATCCGCTGGCTGGCCATGTATGGGGAGACGCAAAAAATCGAGAAAGTCGCCGTTTCGCTTTCCCAGATTCTAAGAGCTAGCCTGAACAGCAAGGATATGGTGCCGATTCGCACGGAAATGGAGTCGATCGACGCCTATCTCGCCATTCAGAAAAACCGATTCGAGCATCGTATTACCGTTGCCGTCCATTTCGACGAAAGGATCATGGATCTTCTGATTCCCCGGTTCGTTTTGCAGCCCCTTGTGGAAAACTCCTTTATCCATGGTCTGGAACCGAAATTGGGTAAAGGGAGCTTATTGATTCAAGGGTCTCTCGGCACGAACGGGGTCACCATTCGCATCATCGACGATGGAGTCGGGATGGACGAACAACGGGCGCGGGAGCTGTTGGAGGAGCGCAAGCCGGCAGGCATCGTAAGCGCCACCGGAACGGGAAGCGGAGTCAACAATGTGCACGAGAGGATACGGACGCTGTTCGGCGAAGCCTACGGTTTGTCCATCGTCAGTTCCCCGGATTCGGGAACGATCGTAGAGGTCGTTCTCCCCGCGAAACAGGAACAGCAGGCTGCATCCAACGGATGA
- a CDS encoding stalk domain-containing protein has product MRKRTVALLLAATSLFSLSTGAFAASNLTQIKAYLNGGIKFRLDGKPWRPLDDKGKEVLPITYNGTTYLPLRVISDAFDIPINWEGSTSTIGLNESPNVNLFSKEVKADFWAEKSYDVIDKKQLVFGGKQYTGAYAFSAENVGLGWYEGSPNLKLDFGKKYNTLHLVLVAQSDMKIRVLNGNKQQLSEEMSLKEGVVTEVDVDLQDSQFAYVSAYDATNKAEKPLLYVLKDSYVTVKKP; this is encoded by the coding sequence ATGAGGAAAAGAACCGTAGCCCTGCTGCTTGCGGCAACTTCGCTGTTCTCGTTGTCGACCGGCGCGTTCGCCGCCAGCAACCTCACCCAGATTAAAGCTTATCTGAACGGCGGCATCAAATTCCGGCTCGACGGCAAGCCTTGGAGGCCCCTCGACGACAAGGGGAAAGAGGTCCTGCCGATTACTTATAATGGAACGACATACTTACCGCTTCGGGTCATTTCGGATGCATTTGATATCCCGATCAATTGGGAAGGCAGTACGTCGACGATCGGCTTGAACGAGAGCCCTAACGTCAATCTGTTCTCCAAGGAAGTGAAAGCCGACTTCTGGGCGGAGAAGTCCTATGACGTGATCGACAAAAAGCAGCTGGTATTCGGAGGCAAGCAGTACACGGGGGCCTATGCGTTCTCCGCGGAAAACGTCGGGCTCGGCTGGTACGAGGGATCACCCAACCTGAAACTCGACTTCGGCAAAAAATACAACACCCTGCATCTCGTCCTGGTCGCGCAGTCGGACATGAAGATCAGGGTGCTGAACGGGAACAAACAGCAGCTGTCGGAGGAAATGAGCTTGAAGGAGGGCGTGGTTACGGAGGTGGATGTCGACCTGCAAGACAGCCAATTTGCCTATGTATCGGCTTACGATGCAACAAATAAGGCGGAGAAGCCGCTGCTTTACGTTTTGAAAGACAGCTACGTGACGGTAAAGAAACCATAA
- a CDS encoding sugar ABC transporter substrate-binding protein — MRFKRASIFLIAIIVAAYALSVLYSKTTALPSEVSESAAPAVQKRPASLKVMVDNVYQPYIEKISTEFEREYGIKVEVLAAPSDDLHDEIVKRVDTEVSDIDLIQVKSEWTREFAASGFLEPLNKFVTTELKGNTIPLAYDQRVLSNELYTLPELYAFPMSMEAHFLFYNQDLLCKVGLYAPPSTWKELMDAVTFMREKNLVEHGVIWGWNDSEGLMDDYTLLLNAMGGQYKDVNGKWIFNRGAGLKALQFMVDSLYDNQLTDPLSIRVNESKASEEFAKGRVPFLIAGSYAALKLKDYSNIKVALIPGFDKSLKSSSVAGGSAIGLVRNSRNKDWGWKFIQMMSEKRNDVIVTDYTGGLPVWNDMIDLATLRQTYPSIDIMKEQFEYAINQPLTASYHSWARDLQASLMFALQQKNTPQDALNQAVRRAQKDLID, encoded by the coding sequence ATGCGCTTCAAGAGAGCTTCAATTTTTCTTATTGCCATCATCGTAGCTGCTTATGCGCTCTCTGTTCTATATTCCAAAACGACAGCTTTGCCTTCTGAAGTCTCGGAATCCGCTGCACCCGCCGTGCAGAAGCGGCCGGCCTCCCTCAAAGTGATGGTGGATAACGTTTATCAGCCCTACATTGAGAAAATCAGTACGGAATTCGAACGCGAATACGGCATTAAAGTCGAAGTCCTCGCCGCGCCGTCGGACGATTTGCACGATGAAATCGTCAAACGCGTCGACACCGAGGTTTCCGATATCGACCTTATACAGGTAAAGTCCGAATGGACACGGGAGTTCGCGGCATCCGGGTTCCTCGAACCGCTGAACAAATTCGTGACGACCGAACTGAAAGGCAATACGATCCCGCTCGCGTACGACCAACGAGTGCTCAGCAACGAATTGTACACGCTTCCCGAATTGTATGCGTTTCCCATGAGCATGGAGGCGCATTTCCTTTTTTACAATCAGGACCTGCTGTGCAAAGTCGGGTTATACGCGCCGCCATCCACATGGAAAGAATTGATGGACGCGGTCACCTTCATGCGCGAGAAAAACCTCGTCGAACATGGCGTGATTTGGGGATGGAACGACAGCGAAGGACTGATGGACGACTACACGCTGCTGCTCAACGCCATGGGCGGACAGTACAAGGACGTCAACGGCAAATGGATTTTCAACCGGGGCGCGGGACTGAAAGCCTTGCAGTTCATGGTCGATTCGCTATACGACAACCAACTGACCGATCCGTTGTCCATCCGCGTGAACGAATCGAAAGCTTCGGAGGAATTCGCCAAAGGACGCGTTCCGTTTCTCATTGCCGGATCATACGCCGCCCTTAAATTGAAGGATTATTCCAATATCAAGGTCGCCCTCATTCCCGGCTTCGACAAGTCTCTCAAAAGCTCAAGCGTTGCAGGGGGCAGCGCCATCGGCCTCGTCCGGAACTCCCGGAACAAAGATTGGGGCTGGAAATTCATCCAAATGATGAGCGAAAAGCGTAATGACGTTATCGTCACCGACTATACCGGCGGCTTGCCGGTGTGGAACGACATGATCGACCTGGCGACGCTCCGGCAAACCTATCCGTCCATCGACATCATGAAGGAACAGTTCGAGTACGCCATCAACCAGCCGCTCACCGCCTCCTATCATTCGTGGGCACGGGACCTGCAGGCTTCCTTAATGTTCGCTCTGCAGCAAAAAAACACGCCCCAGGACGCTTTGAATCAAGCGGTCCGGCGCGCGCAGAAAGATTTGATCGACTAA
- a CDS encoding response regulator, translated as MHNVVIVDDEAIVSRGLSEKIDWAELECRVVGIGGNGLEGKALVDRCRPDIVITDIKMPGMNGLDLAQYMKENYPECVTILLSGYTEFDYARAAVRHQVFDYLLKPVDLEDLKSCIRKVKKHLASIGTAGKQTEINREAEARKASLVESGIMLNVIVNGNKDIGILVRKLDEHGLSLRKGQTVLFERYDREEDPVTASLLQYAIQNIVSETYDNLNIRAAVFSHEGQNVAVIKYNPEIQPVVFERRVLEATELCRIHVEQYLKINVNIGAGRVFEGLQGLHASYQSANRMLEDNLFWGMREVPAPTETADGQKAGVNVAVSTDWLESISEGKEEEAVRHLEAFLQEVRRYQNKTIAFNGLMDFLVGLTRLVSDKEMKALITKTITEIPSIRTFKDYRSVLTRTVETVSRKARRELKDMSASLVDRVIDYIGANYQDSRLSLQFAAETFHVSDGHLSRLFKKETGSNFSEYLIKKRVDKAKELLELDPRIPIAGVAGRVGFTDAKYFGQVFKKHYGMTPSEFKENVME; from the coding sequence ATGCACAACGTCGTTATCGTGGACGATGAGGCGATCGTAAGCCGCGGGCTGAGCGAGAAGATCGACTGGGCGGAGTTGGAATGCCGGGTCGTCGGCATCGGCGGAAACGGACTGGAAGGAAAAGCGTTAGTCGACCGCTGCCGTCCGGATATCGTCATTACCGATATTAAAATGCCGGGGATGAACGGACTTGACCTGGCTCAATACATGAAAGAAAACTACCCGGAATGCGTGACGATCCTGCTTAGCGGCTATACGGAGTTCGACTACGCCCGGGCGGCCGTCCGCCATCAGGTGTTCGATTATTTGCTGAAACCGGTCGATCTGGAGGATTTGAAATCGTGCATCCGAAAAGTGAAGAAACATCTCGCGAGTATCGGAACGGCGGGAAAACAAACGGAAATCAACCGGGAAGCGGAGGCACGTAAAGCTTCTTTGGTCGAATCGGGCATAATGTTGAATGTGATCGTCAACGGAAACAAGGATATCGGCATTCTCGTCAGAAAGCTGGACGAGCACGGGCTATCTCTGCGCAAGGGACAAACCGTTCTTTTCGAAAGGTATGACCGAGAGGAGGATCCCGTCACCGCTTCCTTGTTACAGTACGCCATTCAGAATATCGTCAGCGAAACTTACGACAATCTGAATATCCGGGCGGCCGTATTCAGTCATGAAGGACAAAATGTCGCCGTGATCAAATACAATCCCGAAATCCAGCCAGTCGTATTCGAACGCCGCGTGTTGGAAGCGACGGAACTGTGCCGCATCCATGTGGAACAGTATTTGAAAATCAACGTGAACATCGGGGCAGGCAGGGTATTCGAAGGCCTTCAGGGACTTCACGCCTCATATCAAAGCGCGAACCGAATGCTCGAAGATAATCTGTTCTGGGGCATGCGCGAGGTGCCGGCGCCGACCGAGACGGCAGACGGGCAGAAGGCCGGCGTGAACGTGGCCGTTTCAACGGACTGGCTGGAGTCCATAAGCGAAGGGAAGGAAGAGGAGGCCGTCCGCCATCTGGAAGCTTTTCTCCAAGAGGTTCGAAGATATCAGAACAAGACGATCGCGTTTAACGGCTTGATGGATTTTCTCGTCGGCTTGACGCGGCTTGTGTCCGACAAAGAAATGAAGGCCCTGATCACGAAGACGATTACGGAAATCCCCTCGATCAGAACCTTTAAGGACTATCGGTCCGTGCTGACACGAACGGTCGAAACGGTAAGCCGGAAGGCGAGGCGGGAATTGAAGGACATGAGTGCTTCGCTCGTGGACCGGGTGATCGATTACATCGGCGCGAACTACCAGGATTCACGCCTGAGTCTGCAATTCGCGGCCGAAACGTTCCATGTCAGCGACGGTCACCTCAGCCGGCTGTTCAAGAAGGAGACGGGAAGCAATTTCAGCGAGTATCTGATCAAGAAACGCGTCGACAAGGCGAAAGAACTGCTCGAATTGGATCCTCGCATTCCCATTGCAGGCGTGGCCGGGCGGGTCGGTTTTACCGACGCGAAATATTTCGGCCAAGTGTTCAAGAAACATTACGGGATGACCCCGTCGGAATTTAAGGAAAACGTAATGGAATGA
- a CDS encoding Ig-like domain-containing protein: MRVSRRMLMLFAALLPLLAIWPAQSAFAAEVFGFEVDDYEHGYDESYLIAGKSYTLEYLSTAMLGTDEFPEYRYSFDDGASWIPLPNTNCGFHKVCFSLPYTSRVTYVTFRIDVKFDPFVGTTTHSGWTTDRYRLRQPGTVSDFTATPNKDGSVTLNWNDNSDMESYYRITRSGPDGDKTFIVDRTKDHFGPLSYTDKQTDTSKETIYMYRLNPVVDAYPLSEEEVFGDQWALVKTKVPPIDPKKIFINPGIAVPIPDLIKGIDPKTPINKVDAFRYLKDFPLSVGDLSKPAVTSVKLSHNALALKKGEQTSLTATVAPADAANLKVAWSSTNPQVAEVDTSGKVTAKSPGIAKIVAITEMGNFTDVCVVTVTSPPKTSSYSDLAGHPAQAEIDKAAELGIVFGYGDGTFKPDGKVTRAEFASMLIRALKPAVDGDPLAFKDKTDIPSWAVNAVQQAVKLGFVSGNADGTFRPNANITHSEMVSMVIRASGLPPSQSLKTGFADDADIPKWAKPSASKAQETGIIIVGGLPDGKFMPLAPTTRAEAASAIVRMLNVKV, from the coding sequence GTGCGCGTTTCCCGGAGAATGCTCATGCTCTTTGCGGCTTTGCTGCCGCTGCTCGCGATATGGCCCGCGCAGTCCGCTTTCGCGGCCGAGGTTTTCGGCTTCGAAGTCGACGACTACGAACACGGTTATGACGAAAGTTATTTAATCGCCGGAAAGTCGTATACGTTAGAATATTTGTCCACTGCGATGCTGGGAACCGATGAATTCCCCGAATACCGTTATAGTTTCGACGACGGTGCCTCATGGATTCCCCTGCCGAACACGAACTGCGGGTTCCACAAGGTTTGCTTCAGTCTGCCTTACACCTCGCGCGTGACTTACGTCACTTTCCGGATTGACGTGAAATTCGATCCGTTCGTCGGAACCACCACGCACTCCGGATGGACGACAGACCGGTATCGCCTCCGTCAACCGGGAACGGTGTCGGATTTCACCGCGACTCCGAACAAGGACGGATCCGTGACGCTCAATTGGAACGATAATTCGGATATGGAGTCCTATTACCGAATTACCCGCAGCGGTCCCGACGGCGATAAAACGTTTATCGTGGATCGTACGAAAGACCACTTCGGCCCGCTCAGCTATACGGACAAACAGACCGACACTTCCAAGGAAACGATTTACATGTACAGGTTAAACCCGGTGGTCGACGCCTACCCGTTATCAGAAGAAGAAGTGTTCGGAGACCAATGGGCCTTGGTGAAAACGAAAGTTCCTCCGATCGACCCTAAAAAGATTTTCATCAATCCGGGCATCGCTGTCCCTATCCCGGACTTAATCAAAGGCATTGATCCCAAAACGCCCATCAACAAAGTGGACGCCTTCCGATATCTTAAAGACTTTCCCTTGTCGGTCGGCGATCTCTCAAAACCGGCCGTTACCAGCGTCAAGCTGAGTCATAATGCGCTTGCGCTCAAAAAGGGAGAGCAGACCTCGTTGACCGCGACGGTCGCCCCTGCCGACGCGGCCAATTTGAAGGTGGCTTGGAGCAGCACCAACCCCCAAGTGGCGGAAGTGGACACCAGCGGCAAAGTGACGGCGAAATCGCCGGGCATCGCGAAGATCGTCGCCATTACGGAGATGGGCAACTTTACGGACGTTTGCGTCGTTACGGTCACTTCGCCTCCCAAAACCTCCTCCTACTCCGATCTTGCCGGCCACCCCGCCCAGGCGGAGATCGATAAGGCGGCGGAACTCGGGATCGTGTTCGGGTATGGCGACGGAACGTTTAAGCCGGACGGCAAAGTCACCCGGGCGGAGTTCGCCAGCATGCTCATCCGAGCGCTCAAACCTGCCGTCGATGGCGATCCATTGGCGTTTAAGGACAAAACCGACATCCCGTCTTGGGCGGTGAATGCGGTGCAGCAAGCGGTGAAGCTCGGATTCGTCAGCGGCAACGCGGACGGGACGTTCCGGCCGAACGCGAATATCACCCATTCCGAGATGGTCTCCATGGTGATCCGCGCTTCCGGCCTGCCCCCTTCCCAATCGCTGAAAACCGGCTTCGCCGACGACGCGGACATTCCGAAATGGGCAAAGCCCTCAGCCTCCAAAGCGCAGGAAACCGGCATCATCATCGTGGGCGGCCTTCCGGACGGCAAATTCATGCCTCTGGCGCCTACTACTCGAGCGGAAGCGGCCTCCGCGATCGTCCGCATGCTGAACGTGAAGGTTTAG
- a CDS encoding ABC transporter permease, which yields MKRLNNQLPLITLIILVIVGSFLSDSFLTVKNLINLIQFAAETGIIAVGMAFVIFTGGIDLSVGSTVALAAVIAASTQQLGVPGVLGLCVVLGALIGIINGLVITKARVEPFMATLAMMAIVRAVTLWITNGGPVLKPVSASYQAIAGDAFGIPLPAIYLVVIFILGYILLRRLPFGRHVMAVGGGEETARLFGVKVEKVKLMVYTLSGILAALAGALITARIGMGEPRSGQSFELTAIAIVIVGGTYLLGGRGTIGGTFIGAMIFAVILNLMNLLDVSAYIQPIVRGLIIIIAALLISRSFAKNKKTAESA from the coding sequence ATGAAAAGACTAAACAACCAGCTTCCGTTGATCACGCTCATCATCCTGGTGATCGTGGGATCTTTCCTCTCGGACAGCTTTCTGACCGTGAAGAACCTGATCAACCTGATCCAATTCGCCGCCGAGACCGGCATCATCGCGGTCGGCATGGCGTTCGTCATCTTCACCGGCGGCATTGACCTGTCCGTGGGCTCCACCGTGGCGCTCGCAGCCGTCATCGCCGCGAGCACGCAGCAACTGGGCGTGCCCGGCGTGCTTGGTTTATGCGTCGTACTCGGAGCGCTGATCGGGATCATCAACGGCCTCGTCATTACCAAAGCCAGAGTCGAACCGTTCATGGCCACGCTCGCGATGATGGCGATCGTCAGGGCCGTTACCTTGTGGATCACGAACGGCGGACCGGTGCTGAAGCCCGTTTCCGCAAGTTATCAAGCGATTGCAGGCGATGCGTTCGGCATTCCGCTGCCGGCGATTTATCTGGTCGTGATCTTCATTCTCGGCTATATCCTGCTGAGACGTCTGCCTTTCGGACGCCACGTCATGGCGGTCGGCGGCGGCGAAGAGACCGCTCGGCTGTTCGGCGTCAAAGTCGAGAAAGTCAAGCTCATGGTGTACACGCTGAGCGGCATTCTGGCCGCTCTGGCCGGCGCGCTCATCACCGCGCGGATCGGCATGGGCGAACCGCGCTCGGGTCAAAGCTTCGAACTGACCGCGATCGCGATCGTTATCGTTGGCGGCACCTATCTGCTGGGAGGACGCGGCACCATCGGAGGCACTTTTATCGGCGCCATGATTTTCGCGGTGATCCTCAATCTGATGAACCTGCTCGACGTGTCGGCGTATATTCAGCCGATCGTACGGGGCCTGATCATCATCATTGCCGCTCTGCTCATTTCCCGGTCCTTCGCCAAAAACAAGAAAACGGCGGAAAGCGCCTGA